GAGGTCGGAATTCTTTTGTGCGCCTGCATATTTTGCTGGGTCATGAAAGATAACGGGTCTGTCGAAGCCGTTTACATCATTGGGGTTCAGCTTCAGGATATCCGCTTCGGTCATGCTTGACACGCTTTCGAGTTTACGGAATCCTTTACTTGAAAACAGGATGGCTGCTCCCGAGGCCGGCAATTCCCAAAGCAGGTTTACCTTATAGATCTTTTCAGGTCTGACAGAATCGACCTGCCCGAAGGACAATACATTCAATGATAACAGCAGCAGGGCAATAATCACTTTTCTCATAATGAAATTTTCAAGCCGAAAATAAGTCAAACTTTCGAGGTGCCATATTATGCAGTGGGATGGTTCCCGCAAAATGGGATGGCTCCCAGCTAAAAAAGCAGGCTGTGGGCTCCGGGCGGCGTTTTGTTTTTGTTAACATTTGTCTTCTAACAATTGCCCATTATGAAACTAAATTTACTCGCATTCTTCTTCCTTTTTTTTACGATGCGCGCCTTAGCCGACCCGTTCACACCAGGTAACATTGTGGTTGTACGCATAGGGAATGGCATCACCAGTTTAAGCAGCGCTGCACAAATTGTTTTTCTCGATGAGTACACTCCCTGCGGGTCGCTGGTGCAAAGTATTCAACTGCCTGTTGCGGTTTCAGGGGCCAATAAGAGACTAACGCTTCCTATGTACGATGTAACGGAAGGTTATCTTACGTTATCACGAGACGGTCAGCACCTGGTTCTGGCCGGATATGATGCTGCACCCGGAACGGCATCGGTATCCACCAGTACCAGTGCAAGCATTAACCGTGTTATAGGTTTGGTTGGTATGGATGGATCGGTTAATACCAGCACGGCTCCTGGCGATGCCTTTTCCGGTACAGTGATACGTTCGGCAGCAGCAGACAGCAACAGGATATGGATGGCAGGCGGCAGCCAGGGAATACGGTATACCACTGCCGGCAGTACCAGTTCAACACTTATTGCAAGTACTACCGGGCGCTATATTTCCATTGCCGACTCCGGGCTTTATCTATCGTCTACAGCAGGCAGTATCCGTATGGCAAGAATAGGCAGTGGGTTACCTGTTACCGGATCACAACCGGTAACTGCCTTACCGGGCTTTCCTGTTACCGGAAGTCCTTACCAGTTTTTTCTTGCTGATATGGACGCCGCTGTTCCGGGTGTTGATGTACTATATGTAGCAGAGGACGGCGCCAAGGTAATATCGAAGTATTCCCTTGTTGCGGGTTCGTGGGTAGCCAATGGTTCCCTCGGTGTTACTACAGATATTTACAGGGGTATTACCGGCAAGGTCGCCGGCGGCAATGTGATCTTATATGCTGTTCGCCGCAACAGTAATACTACCAAGGGGGGCAGCCAGATTGTAACACTTACTGACAGCACCGGATATAACAATAACATCAATGGCAGCTTTGAGCTGGTAGCTACAGCCGACAGTAATACTATTTTCAGGGGCATTGTATTATTACCTGAAGCGCCTGCCGCAAGAAAAGCTGCCGTTAAAGCAGACACCAGTTTATCGCTTTCACTAAGCCCTAATCCTGTGAGCGACCAGCTACGCATCAGGTATCACAGTGAGGGTGCAGCCAAACCTGCTTTTTTCATTTATAGTTCAACAGGACAGCTTGTAAAAACCATTGGCTCTTGTAATACCAGCAGCGGCCAGCTTTTGGTGAGTGTAAAAGGGTGGACCAAAGGGGTCTACTATGTAAACATGACTAACGGGCGCCGTAAGGTCACCCGTAAACTATTGGTACAATAAGCCGCAACCATTAAACGAAAAGCCATTATGAAAATAAGTAACACAAAACTGTTGTTATTACTATGCCTGTTCCTGCCTCAACTACTCATGGCAGCAGGTACTCCCACGCTATCGACACCTGCCAATAACAGTACAGGCTATATGCCCAATACCAGCTTTTTCTGGAATGCAGTAAGCGGCAGTGTCACTTACCAGATACAGATAGCAACAGATGCCGGTTTCAGCTCCATAGTAGCCGGCCGGGAAGGGCTCCCTATTCCACGTTATGTTCCTGTTGATGCTTTACCGTTTTCAACACTTTACTGGCGTGTAAGAGCCAGGGATGCTGCAGGTTATGGCAGCTGGTCGGCTACCTTCCAATATACGCTTTCCATTCCGCCGAATGTTTATCATATTGCTTCCGGCGCTTCTGCAGCGTCTATTGCCAATACTATCACCAGTGCTACAAAGCCTGCACTTATTGTGTTTCCTGCTTCGGAGAACTTTACTTTCTATCCTACGGGAACAGCCAAGTTCCTGTTTGATCTCAGCAGCCTTGAAAACCTTGTTATCGATGGTAATAACAGCAATATCACCATTGCCAACCGGGCAGATGTTGGCTTCCTGAGAATACAGCAGTCAAGCAAAATATGCATCAAAAGGCTTACGGTAGACTGGAACCCGTTACCGCATACCTTACTGGATGTCATCAAGGTTGATACGAGCGAGGCCAATACACTTAATATCACTGTACGTCTCAGGAAAAAATCTGCTGCAACGGGTGATTACTATCCTGAAATCACCAACAACCCTGGTTTCACGGATTACTGGTCGTGGGCATACTTACTGGATAAGGATAATCGCGGTGCGGTTAAAAGGATCACTTCTTCTTCTTTTGGATTGCAACCTTCTGATGTAATAAAGCAGGTTTGTTCGGATCCGCCAACCTATAATATCTACAGGAAGAATTCCAGTTCTGGCCGTTTCTTTGCCACAGGAGATATTCTGACCATTGTATGCCGTAATAATGTCGGTTCTTTTGCCTCCACCACTTCGTGTACCGATATCACCTTTGACAGCATAACGAATTATTCCAGTCCTATCGGATGTTATTATTCTTATGACGG
This Filimonas effusa DNA region includes the following protein-coding sequences:
- a CDS encoding T9SS type A sorting domain-containing protein, with the protein product MKLNLLAFFFLFFTMRALADPFTPGNIVVVRIGNGITSLSSAAQIVFLDEYTPCGSLVQSIQLPVAVSGANKRLTLPMYDVTEGYLTLSRDGQHLVLAGYDAAPGTASVSTSTSASINRVIGLVGMDGSVNTSTAPGDAFSGTVIRSAAADSNRIWMAGGSQGIRYTTAGSTSSTLIASTTGRYISIADSGLYLSSTAGSIRMARIGSGLPVTGSQPVTALPGFPVTGSPYQFFLADMDAAVPGVDVLYVAEDGAKVISKYSLVAGSWVANGSLGVTTDIYRGITGKVAGGNVILYAVRRNSNTTKGGSQIVTLTDSTGYNNNINGSFELVATADSNTIFRGIVLLPEAPAARKAAVKADTSLSLSLSPNPVSDQLRIRYHSEGAAKPAFFIYSSTGQLVKTIGSCNTSSGQLLVSVKGWTKGVYYVNMTNGRRKVTRKLLVQ
- a CDS encoding right-handed parallel beta-helix repeat-containing protein; translated protein: MKISNTKLLLLLCLFLPQLLMAAGTPTLSTPANNSTGYMPNTSFFWNAVSGSVTYQIQIATDAGFSSIVAGREGLPIPRYVPVDALPFSTLYWRVRARDAAGYGSWSATFQYTLSIPPNVYHIASGASAASIANTITSATKPALIVFPASENFTFYPTGTAKFLFDLSSLENLVIDGNNSNITIANRADVGFLRIQQSSKICIKRLTVDWNPLPHTLLDVIKVDTSEANTLNITVRLRKKSAATGDYYPEITNNPGFTDYWSWAYLLDKDNRGAVKRITSSSFGLQPSDVIKQVCSDPPTYNIYRKNSSSGRFFATGDILTIVCRNNVGSFASTTSCTDITFDSITNYSSPIGCYYSYDGSDMKVLNCQAALKDSFRYVSANADGVHCRANPIGPWVERCSFIGNSDDGVALYNKGTSVKSKTNDTTLIVNNEFNNLKAGDNFTIYIPKLGIIPDTSFIVKTVTNNGNGTSTIRFSPAIPTAFYNSMTDLGNTDLQQNVQLYNNSRRNAMFMVHDSRFTVRGRGAIIRAFNGVVSNTKFYNCSSPGILLYNEAAQWYNGLYNEQLSINDNDIRDCGYDGYGENAGAIDVRFNKIRFSGSVYEDSISPIMPNKRIHIRNNSIKNAAKHGITLFNTVTGLIEDNIFTSTIPGFFYSGNHYGVYLNTTDSCIIRGNNFSGDTRPFTSLYYKVNTTNDSYTP